The genomic DNA GGTCCTGCGGCCGAAGGAGCCACGGATCCTGAACCTGCAGCCGCCGTCGCATCTGGCGGGAGACTACCAGCGTCAGAACCTCGACTTCTTGCAGGAACTGAATCGCCAGCATCTGGACTCGCATCCGGGCGAATCGGATCTCGAAGCCCGGATCGCCAGCTACGAACTCGCAGCCCGAATGCAAACCGCCGCGACCGAAGCGTTGGACATCTCGCAAGAGACCGCCGCGACGCACACAATGTACGGCTTGGACAATCCCAAGACGCGCGAATACGGCACGCGGTGTTTGTTGGCTCGGCGGCTTGTTGAACGAGGCGTCCGGTTTGTGCAGCTGTTCCACAGCGGCCAGCCTTGGGACAATCACAGCAACCTCAAGGGAGGCCTGACATCGATCTGCGAAAAGACCGATCAACCGACCGCCGCACTGGTCGCCGACCTTCGCCAACGCGGAATGCTCGACAGCACTCTGGTCCACTGGGGAGGCGAGATCGGTCGGCTGCCCGTGACGCAGGGGCAAGGGGCCGCCGATAAGGCGGGCCGCGATCACAACGGCCAGGGCTTCAGCATCTGGATGGCCGGTGGCGGTGTCCGCGGCGGGATGACGTTTGGCAAGACCGATGAGTTTGGCCACCGCGCCGTCGAAAACGTCGTCACCCCCAACGACTTCCAAGCGACCGTGATGCATCTGTTTGGGCTCGATCACGAACAAGTCGTCTTCCCCCACCGCAACCAACAACAGATCGTCACCGCTCATCGGCCAGCCCGAGTCGTCAAAGAAGTGATCGCATAACAACGCTGCAAGCGTTTTAGACAGTAGTAGGCAGCACAACGTCGCAGGCGCCGCAAACGGCAGCCGGTGGCACAACGCCGTTGGCGTATGGAATCGCGTGCGTGATCGCCTGGACCTTGCGGCCTAACGGTGCAGCTCGATTCGCGGGCCTGCTGGCGACGCGTTTAAACGAATCTCAAGGTGCGCACGAAAAAACGACGCGTTGCGGATCGCAGCGCGTCGTTTCGAATTCTCGTCCGTTGACGTTTACCGCTCGGCCAGCCGCCGCTTAGGCTGCGACCGGTCCGGCGGAATGAACGACCAACGTTTTGACTATTGCTTCAGCTCGTCGTTGGGAGCTTTGCCCAGTGGCCACAGTTCGTAGCGGCGGACAAACATCTCGGCCAACTCGGTTTGCAACAGCAGCTTGCCGAAGCTTGGCGAAGCGTCGAAGGCTTCGTTGATAACCACGCCGTTGACTTTGTAGATCAAGTGATCTCCGTCGGCGATGACTTCCATCCGTGTCCATTCACCGAAGGGACTTTCGACATCGTCTTTGCCGCGGAAGTCGATCTTGTCGGCCCAATCGACATCACGTTTGAGCCAGTTGACGCGGCCGCGGGAAAGCGAAGTCATCTCGCCCCCCTTCTTCCAGATCTTCTCGCCGTCGCGATCCTTGGTGATCTCTGCGCTCAACGAAGTCGGCAGGACCTGTCCGGTCTCGGGATCGGTTCCCGTGAGAACCAAGATATCGCCGACGCCCCCTTCGATGATCTGAGCTTCGATCGATGCCATCCAGGTTTTGGCATAGCCGCCATCGGGACCCCAGCAGTGCAGCAGAACGCCGCCGTCGCGCGCCCGATCCTCACGAGTGCTCCAGGTTCGCTCGCCCCACTTGAATTCGATGATCAGGTGGTAATCGCGATACATCTGGTTGGTGATCAGTCCACCCCAGCCATCGCCGGTAATGTGGATCATGCCATCCTTGACGGTGAAGATCTTGCGAGGATCGGCGTAG from Rosistilla carotiformis includes the following:
- a CDS encoding DUF1501 domain-containing protein: MNMLPNTRRQFLQSTGMGVGSLALQWMLAQETATAKPPVLKLTPHNDLQPRQTHFQPRARAMISLFQHGGPSHMDLTDPKPELTKYDGTEYSGDIHFSFVNDASKKLLGTPFKFAAHGECGMELSELLPHTAGVADELCLIRSMHTGANGHEVSIRYFHGGIPAVLGRPTFGSWLTYALGSETQDLPAFMVLADPGGHPVDGATNWSNGFMPSMFQGTVLRPKEPRILNLQPPSHLAGDYQRQNLDFLQELNRQHLDSHPGESDLEARIASYELAARMQTAATEALDISQETAATHTMYGLDNPKTREYGTRCLLARRLVERGVRFVQLFHSGQPWDNHSNLKGGLTSICEKTDQPTAALVADLRQRGMLDSTLVHWGGEIGRLPVTQGQGAADKAGRDHNGQGFSIWMAGGGVRGGMTFGKTDEFGHRAVENVVTPNDFQATVMHLFGLDHEQVVFPHRNQQQIVTAHRPARVVKEVIA